CCAGTTGACTCATAATAAAAGGTAACTTTGTAAGATAAATTTAGTTGTTGTAGTATAACGTTTTTAGTACTTCCTTTTTTTGCTTCTTTTTTGTTAATAAGTTGTGGATTTATGTGCATAACTCTTTAGCTTTCCACATTTTCACATACGGGTGAATTTGCCAGGTTTATAATTTGTTTTATCTTGATAGCCATGGCTTTTTGTAAATCAAACGGGTTTAGCTGTTTGAACGTTTTTGTCAACTTACGTTTAATCTCGTCATTTATATCTTTTGATTCCAGAATTCTTTGATAGGGTGTTTTGGGCTTGTCGTATTTTTTTATAGTTTTTGCCCCTTCCCTTATTTTAGAAACAAGCTTGAAGTAAGGCATAAAAAAATTGAAATATAAATACCACTCGCTACTATATAAGTTGTTCATTAAAGCTACAATCTGCTGGTTATCAAACCGCTGATAGCCTAAGTACTCCCTGATATGCGTCCAGTTTTTTCCTTCTATATGGGCATTGTCGTTTTTATAGTAAGGCCGTGAACGGGTAAACTTGACCGGTTTTTTTCTGTTGCTAAAAAAACGGACTAAGTGCCAATTTAAGAATTCTGATCCATTGTCGCAGTCAAAACCAAGAATGTCAAAAGGCAGTACCTGTTCCATTTCAGAAATAGCTGCTTTTACGCCGCGTTCGCCCTTGCCCCATACAGCGCGCTGGACAGTCCATGTCGTAGCAATATCAACACTGTTGACAGTGAAGGCAAATTGCCCGGCCATTGAGCTGCCGCAGTGGGCCACGGTATCTGTCTCCAAATAACCAGGCTTTGTTTCATCCCATTGACCGGTCTTAACCGAAATATGCTTCTTTAGCAGGGAACCCGGTTTGGTGGTTGCCAGCCCTATCTTGAGGTACCTACCGCGGTCTTCACGCATCAATCTGTCGATAGTGGCCGCCGATATGCCCAGTACTTTTCTTCTGATCTCTTCAGATATTTCTAAAGGATAGAAAGGCAACCAAAGTGGTAATATTTCCACCAGTCTTTTGGAACAGGGCAAGTTTGTCTTACGCCAGATAAAACGGATCACTTTTAAAATATCGGGATGGTTATAC
This DNA window, taken from Calditrichota bacterium, encodes the following:
- a CDS encoding integrase, producing the protein MSGHSKKEYLKKIRERYRKASKEEKISLLDEVCEVCSFNRKYAIRILNNKKAKTDTPKKRGPKKRYNHPDILKVIRFIWRKTNLPCSKRLVEILPLWLPFYPLEISEEIRRKVLGISAATIDRLMREDRGRYLKIGLATTKPGSLLKKHISVKTGQWDETKPGYLETDTVAHCGSSMAGQFAFTVNSVDIATTWTVQRAVWGKGERGVKAAISEMEQVLPFDILGFDCDNGSEFLNWHLVRFFSNRKKPVKFTRSRPYYKNDNAHIEGKNWTHIREYLGYQRFDNQQIVALMNNLYSSEWYLYFNFFMPYFKLVSKIREGAKTIKKYDKPKTPYQRILESKDINDEIKRKLTKTFKQLNPFDLQKAMAIKIKQIINLANSPVCENVES